The stretch of DNA GAAGCCATCCAGGCACGCCATCCGTGGATCGGCGACGTGCGCGGGATGGGGCTCATGCAAGCCCTGGAGATCGTGAAGGACCCCGCGTCCAAGACGCCCGATCAGGAGAGGATCGCCCGGCTCATGGAGGCCACTCGCGAGGAGGGCCTGCTGGTCGGGCAAGGCGGCCTGCACGGTACCGTGGTGCGCATCGGGCCGTCGCTACTCGTCACCGCCGACGAGATAGCCGAAGGGCTGGAGAAGCTGGCTCGCGCCTGCGAGAAGGCCGAGTGAGGGCGCCCTCCCGTCCGTCCCGCCCAAGGCCCGGCAGCCGTCCGCCGCTCGCGGTCGCAGCCGACGCCTGATGCGCTGAGATGCCCGCCGAGGCCTGGGCTCTGCTCGCGCTCGGGGTAATCCCCGGACTCGCGCTCGTACTGGTTTCGCGCTTTCGGAGCGGTGGTGACGGGCGCAGAGGAGAAGACGGCTGAGCGCGGTCGTCGCGGTGCTCGTCGGATACCTCGCGGTCCTGCTCGCCATCGGACTGTGGGCGCGCCGAGCCTCGGGCGACATGGCTGGCTATTACATCGCCGGCAAGCGACTGCCCTCGTGGGTGATCGCGTTCTCGAGCAACGCGACCGGCGAGAGCGCTTGGCTGCTGCTGGGGTTGACCGGCATGGGCTACCTGGTCGGGGTCCACGCCTTCTGGGTGATAGTCGGCGAGGTGCTGGGCGTGGCGTGCGCCTGGGTCTTCGTCGCCCGACCCTTCAAGGCCTACACCGACAGGATCGGCGCGATCACCGTTCCCGACTACCTCGCCCACCGGTTCGGCGACCGCCGCCACCTCTTCCGCTGGATCGGCGCGGTGATCGCCATCACGATGGTCACCGCTTACGCAGCAGCCCAGTTCACCGCGTCGGGCAAGGCTTTCGACTCCTTCCTCGACACCGGGTACGAGTGGGGCGTCTGGCTCGGTCTCCTGATCGTCCTTTTCTATACCACGGTGGGCGGATTCAAGGCGGTCGCGTACTCCGACTTCGTGCAGGGAGCCCTCATGCTCGGCTGCCTGATCGTGCTGCCTCTGGTGGCGATGAGCGAGGCCGGCGGATTCGATGCGACCATGGCCGCCCTGCGCGACGCGGATCCGGCCTTGCTGGCTCCCATGGGTGCGGAGGGAGGATTGGCCGGTGCGCTGACCGCAGTCGGTTACGTCGCCATAGGCTTCGCCTTTCTGGGATCGCCGCAACTCCTGACTCGGTTCATGGCGGCAAGGAATCAGAAGCAGATCCGGGACGGCGGACTCTGGGCGGTGCTCTGCGTGATCGGCTTCGACGTGGGCGCCGTATTCGCTGGGATGGCGGGAAGGACCTTGTTTCCCGGACTGGCCGACCCGGAGACCGTACTGCCGGAGATGAGCGCGGCGCTCTTCCCGGCTGTCGTGACCGGGATCGTCCTGGTGGTCGTTCTCGCGGCGATAATGTCCACTGTCGACTCGCTCCTGCTGTGGGCGTCGTCGGCCGTGGTGCGAGATGTCGGACAGAAGGCGCTCAAGCTGAAGATCGGCGAACGCGACCTGACCAGGCTCGGCAAGCTCGTCACCGTGATCCTCGGCTTCGCGGGCGTGCTGATCGCACTCGCCGAGAACCGGGTGATCTTCACCTTCGTGCTCTTCGCCTGGTCCGGCATAGCGAGCGCCTTCACGCCGGTCGTGCTCTGCTCGCTCTTCTGGTCGCGGACCACGCTCAAGGGCGCGGTAGCCGGAATGGTGGGCGGCTTCCTGGCGGCGGCGCTCTGGACCGCGGATCTCTTCGGACAGCCGTCGCTGAAGACGCGGTTCTACGATCTCTACGAGATGATTCCCGGCTTCGCCGCAGGCTTCGCTCTCTGCGTCGGAGTAAGCCTGCTGACCCGCCACCGCTCCGAGACGGTGGAGCTCCTGAACGAGGTGCGGGGGGAGGCCGGCGGACCGAAGCGGCTGCGTTGACTCCGGTCACGGTTTCGGTTAATCTTCGCGGGCCAGGTCGCCCCCGGCTGCTGGACCTGTTCTGCGGCGCCGGTGGTGCCGCGTTGGGCTACTACGCTTCCCCTCCCTGTCAGGCGTACTCCGACACGAAGGACAAACGCAAGAAACATTATGGAAAGACCGATGAGTGGCGGGATTTCGTGACTGTCACGGGACATGGCACTTAGCGAAGAGGCCGTCAGTGAGCGCGAAAATCTCGCTTGTTGGCGCACTTCCTTGAGCATGTCCGTCCGCTCCGCCACCCTCATCCGTTGGCTCACACTCGCGGCAGCCATCCAAATGCCGGTCGTTCTCGTCGCCCAGGATCGCACCGAGCTGACGCTGCCCGACCTCGACCATCCCGTCGAGATCATCGTGGACCACTGGGGCATCAGCCACATCTACGCCGAGAGCGAGCGCGACCTCTTCTTCGCTCAGGGGTGGAACGCCGCCCGCGACCGTCTCTTCCAGCTCGAGATGTGGAGAAGGCAGGCGAGCGGGACCGTTTCCGAGATCCTTGGAGAACGTGAGCTCCGCCGGGACATCGGCACCCGACTCTTCAGGTTCAGACGGGATTTGACCCAGGAGCTCAACCACTATCATCCCAAGGGCGAGATGATAATCGGCGCGTTCGTCGACGGCATCAACGCCTACATCGACCGGACGCGGCACGACCCCGACCTTCTTCCCGTCGAGTTCGGGTTGCTGGGCATCGAGCCCGGGGAGTGGACTCCCGAGATCGTCATTTCGCGCCATCAGGGGCTGCTCGGCAACATCGGCCAGGAGCTCGCAGTCGGACGCCGGGTCGCCGCGATAGGGGCGGAGGCGGTCAAGCGCGCCGGCAGCTTCGGTCCCGGAGACCCCGACCTTTCGCTCGATCCCGCGATAGACGGAGACGCTCTCTCCGAAGACATACTCGGGATCTACAACGCCTTCCGCGGTCCGGTGCGCTTTCGCCCGGAAGACATCGTCGCCGAACATCGGGGCGACGCCGACAGCTTCGCGATGCTGGAACGCGCGGCCGCCCTCGCGAGCGCTGCGCCGGAATACGACTCGGAGGCGGACATCGGTTCCAACAACTGGGTGGTGAACGGTCGCTACACCGAGAGCGGCTATCCGATGATGGCGAACGACCCGCACCGAGTTCAGGCGGCTCCCTCGCTCCGCTACTGGGTGCACCTGGTGGGCCCGGGATGGAACGTCATCGGCGGCGGCGAGCCGAGCCTGCCCGGGGTGTCGATCGGTCACAACGGCCACGGCGCCTGGGGACTCACCGTCTTCGCCACCGACGCCGAGGATCTCTACGTCTACCGGACCAATCCCCAGAACCCGCTCGAATACCGCTACCGGGGAAGCTGGGAGACGATGACGGTCGTCCGCGAGAGCATTCCGGTGAAAGGGAAGGAGAACCACGTCGCCGAGCTCAGATACACCCGCCACGGACCGGTCGTTTTCGAGGACCGCGAGCGGGGTCTCGCCTACGCCGTGCGCGCGGGCTGGATGGAGATCGGGGGTGCTCCCTACCTGGCGTCGCTACGCATGGATCAGGCCAAGACCTGGGAGGAGTTCGTCGAGGCCTGCACCTACTCGAACATTCCCGGCGAGAACATGGTGTGGGCGGATCGCGAGGGCAACATCGGCTGGCAATCGGTGGGCATCGCCCCCATCCGTCGCAATTGGAGCGGACTGGTGCCCGTCCCCGGCGACGGGCGCTACGAGTGGGACGGCTACCTGCCCATGCGCGCCAAACCTCACGTCTTCAACCCGCAGGAAGGCTACTTCGCAACCGCGAACAACGACCTCGTCCCGCGCGACTACGAGTACATGGACGCGGTGGGCTTCTCATGGTCCGACCCCTACCGCTGGCTGCGCATCGTTGAAGTGCTGGGGAGCGGGACGCGCTTCTCCATCGGCGACATGATGAAACTCCAGACCGACGAGCTATCCATCCCTGCGCGTCAGCTCGTGCCCATGCTGAAGGATGTCGAGCCGCCGGAAAACCGCGTGCGCAGGGCGATGGAACTCCTGCTCGATTGGGACCGCCGCGTGAGCGCCGGCTCGACCGCCGCCGGTCTCTACGTCGCCTGGGAGGCGGAGCTGCGCAGACTGGTGCGCGAGCGCCTGGTGCCGGACGGGGTCTCGATGACCATTTCTCTGCACAAGACCATCGAGGCCCTGTCGGTGCCTCCGGGCGAGTTCGGAGACGACCCCCTGGCCGCTCGAGACGGGATCCTGCTGGAGGCGCTGGAGGGTGCGATGGCGAAGCTGACCACCAAGCTCGGCCCTGACTCGGGCGGCTGGACGTGGGGCCAGGAGGACTATCACCACATCTACCTCCGCCATCCGCTGAGCAACGCGGTCGACGCCGAGACGCGGGCCCTGCTCGAGGTCGGTCCGCTTCCCCGCGGCGGTTACGGCTTCACAGTGAACCAGACCGGCAACGGCGACAACCAGACCTCAGGGGCGTCGTTCCGCATCATCGTGGACACCGGAGACTGGGACCGCTCGGTCGGCATGAACAATCCGGGACAGAGCGGCGATCCCGAATCGCCCTTTTACCGGAATCTGTTCGAGGAGTGGGCCGCGGATCGCTTCCACCCGGTCTACTACTCGCGGGATCGGGTCGAGTCGGTGGAGTCGCTGCGCATCGCCTTGACGCCGGGGGGCTGATTCTTTTCAGGTTTGGTCTAACATCCTGCGGTTCGGTGCAAGATCGGAAGATGAACCGACCATGACTAAAGCAGTCGGTACGCCAGGAACGCTCCGACCCAACCCAGCGCGAGCATGTATGCGAACTGGAGCGCGGGCCATTTCCAGCCGCCTGTCTCTCGTCGCATGACCGCCACGGTGGACATGCACTGGAGCGCGAACGCGAAAAAGAGGAGCAGCCCCATCGCCGCCGCCGGCTCCAACTGCGCTTGGAGCGCGTCCAGAAGACCCTCCGAGCTCTCGTCCGCGTCATCGCCGACGCCGTAGATGACGCCGAGCGTCCCAACGATGACCTCGCGGGCGGCGAGCGACGATATGATTCCCACGCCCACCTGCCAGTCGTAGCCGAGCGGCTCGATCAGCGGCTCGATCACGCGGCCGGTCGAAGCCAGGGCGCTTTCCTCGAACGGCGGAGGCTCGCCGTCGACCCGGGGGAACTGGGAGAGCCCCCAGAGCACGACCGAGACCGTCAGAATCATTTTGCCCGCCCGACCCAGGAAAATACGGGACCGGTCCAGAAGTCGCAGACCGATGGAGCGCACGGTCGGCCAGCGGTAGGGCGGAAGCTCGAGGATGAATGCCGCTCTCGGCGCCCGCAGCAGGGTGCGCCGGAGGAGAAAGGCCGTTCCGACGGCCGCGAAGATACCGAGCAGATAGAGCGCCAGAAGAGTCGCGGCCTGGGTTCCGAAGAACGGTCCCAGCAGCGGTCCGGCCGGGATGAAGGCGGCGATGAGCAACGCGTAGACGGGGAGCCTGGCCGAACAGGTCATGAAGGGCGTGACGAAGATGGTGGCGAGCCGATCGTCCTCGTTCTCGACCGTTCGAGCCGAGAGGATGGCCGGTATGGCGCAGGCGTACCCGGAGAGCAGCGGCAGGAAGGCCCGTCCCTGCAGGCCGATGCGGTACATGAGTCGATCCGCTATCGTCGCGGCCCGAGCGAGATACCCCGAGTCCTCGAGGACTCCCAGAAACAGAAAGAGCACGAGTATCTGCGGCAGGAAGATGACCACCGCGCCGACACCCGCCCACACCCCGTCCACGAGCAGGCTGCTGAACCAGCTCTCCGGCAGGGAGGAATCGAGCCAGGCCCCCGACGCGCCCACCGCACGGTCCACCAGATCCATCAGCGGGGCCGCCCAGGCGAAGATGGCCTGGAAGACGAGAGCCGCCACCGCCAGGAAGACCGCCGGTCCCGCAAGCCTGTGCAGGAAGATGGCGTCGAGCCGTCTTGTCCAGCGCGAAGGCCCCGGGGCGCGATGACCGGAGCGGGCCAGCAGGCGCTGGAGCTGACCCCGACGGGCGACCAGGTCGTCCACCGTAGGCAGCCGTCGGCCGGGAGGCGAACCGGCGCCGATCAGCGGGTGACCGCGTTCCTCCCCGCGCGGCTTGACCGAAAGAAGAAAACCGAGAAGCTCGTCCATGCCGACCCCCGAGCGGGCCACCGAACGACACGCGCCGACTCCGGTGCGAGCGCTGAACAGCTCCGGGTCGAGCGTTCCGCCCCTGGCTTCCAGTTCGTCGAACATGTTCAGCACGACGAAGGTCGGAAGACCGAACTCCAGCAGCGGATCGAGCAGCATGAGGTCGGTCTCGGCCCGGGTGGTATCGACCAC from Gemmatimonadota bacterium encodes:
- a CDS encoding sodium/proline symporter, yielding MLVGYLAVLLAIGLWARRASGDMAGYYIAGKRLPSWVIAFSSNATGESAWLLLGLTGMGYLVGVHAFWVIVGEVLGVACAWVFVARPFKAYTDRIGAITVPDYLAHRFGDRRHLFRWIGAVIAITMVTAYAAAQFTASGKAFDSFLDTGYEWGVWLGLLIVLFYTTVGGFKAVAYSDFVQGALMLGCLIVLPLVAMSEAGGFDATMAALRDADPALLAPMGAEGGLAGALTAVGYVAIGFAFLGSPQLLTRFMAARNQKQIRDGGLWAVLCVIGFDVGAVFAGMAGRTLFPGLADPETVLPEMSAALFPAVVTGIVLVVVLAAIMSTVDSLLLWASSAVVRDVGQKALKLKIGERDLTRLGKLVTVILGFAGVLIALAENRVIFTFVLFAWSGIASAFTPVVLCSLFWSRTTLKGAVAGMVGGFLAAALWTADLFGQPSLKTRFYDLYEMIPGFAAGFALCVGVSLLTRHRSETVELLNEVRGEAGGPKRLR
- a CDS encoding penicillin acylase family protein yields the protein MSVRSATLIRWLTLAAAIQMPVVLVAQDRTELTLPDLDHPVEIIVDHWGISHIYAESERDLFFAQGWNAARDRLFQLEMWRRQASGTVSEILGERELRRDIGTRLFRFRRDLTQELNHYHPKGEMIIGAFVDGINAYIDRTRHDPDLLPVEFGLLGIEPGEWTPEIVISRHQGLLGNIGQELAVGRRVAAIGAEAVKRAGSFGPGDPDLSLDPAIDGDALSEDILGIYNAFRGPVRFRPEDIVAEHRGDADSFAMLERAAALASAAPEYDSEADIGSNNWVVNGRYTESGYPMMANDPHRVQAAPSLRYWVHLVGPGWNVIGGGEPSLPGVSIGHNGHGAWGLTVFATDAEDLYVYRTNPQNPLEYRYRGSWETMTVVRESIPVKGKENHVAELRYTRHGPVVFEDRERGLAYAVRAGWMEIGGAPYLASLRMDQAKTWEEFVEACTYSNIPGENMVWADREGNIGWQSVGIAPIRRNWSGLVPVPGDGRYEWDGYLPMRAKPHVFNPQEGYFATANNDLVPRDYEYMDAVGFSWSDPYRWLRIVEVLGSGTRFSIGDMMKLQTDELSIPARQLVPMLKDVEPPENRVRRAMELLLDWDRRVSAGSTAAGLYVAWEAELRRLVRERLVPDGVSMTISLHKTIEALSVPPGEFGDDPLAARDGILLEALEGAMAKLTTKLGPDSGGWTWGQEDYHHIYLRHPLSNAVDAETRALLEVGPLPRGGYGFTVNQTGNGDNQTSGASFRIIVDTGDWDRSVGMNNPGQSGDPESPFYRNLFEEWAADRFHPVYYSRDRVESVESLRIALTPGG
- a CDS encoding ferrous iron transporter B, with protein sequence MTVEKHKGTVELGGGRRVELVDLPGMRALSARSLDERVTLDVLHGRMEGTAKPDAIVLVVDTTRAETDLMLLDPLLEFGLPTFVVLNMFDELEARGGTLDPELFSARTGVGACRSVARSGVGMDELLGFLLSVKPRGEERGHPLIGAGSPPGRRLPTVDDLVARRGQLQRLLARSGHRAPGPSRWTRRLDAIFLHRLAGPAVFLAVAALVFQAIFAWAAPLMDLVDRAVGASGAWLDSSLPESWFSSLLVDGVWAGVGAVVIFLPQILVLFLFLGVLEDSGYLARAATIADRLMYRIGLQGRAFLPLLSGYACAIPAILSARTVENEDDRLATIFVTPFMTCSARLPVYALLIAAFIPAGPLLGPFFGTQAATLLALYLLGIFAAVGTAFLLRRTLLRAPRAAFILELPPYRWPTVRSIGLRLLDRSRIFLGRAGKMILTVSVVLWGLSQFPRVDGEPPPFEESALASTGRVIEPLIEPLGYDWQVGVGIISSLAAREVIVGTLGVIYGVGDDADESSEGLLDALQAQLEPAAAMGLLLFFAFALQCMSTVAVMRRETGGWKWPALQFAYMLALGWVGAFLAYRLL